TTGGTCATTTACCTTACCTGCAGCACAGCCCACTACAATATCCTTCATTGGAATTCCCGCATCAGCCAATGCAACAGCAGCTGCAGTGATTCCAGCGCAACGGGTTCCACCTTCAGCTTCAATAACTTCAATTGATACATCAACCATGGATCTTGGGAATGATTCCAACATCAATGCAGGTCTTAGTGCATCAGCAGCTATTTTGGAAATTTCAGTTGATCTTCTATCTGGACCAGGTCTTTTACGGTCATCTACTGAAAATGGAGCCATATTGTATCTTACTCTAATTACACCAGTGTTAGGTTTTAATAAACGTCTAATATAGGATTCTCTTGGGCCGTAAACAGATGCTAAAATCTTATTTCCACCAACTTCCAAGTAAGCGGAACCATCTGCCCTTTTCAAGACTCCAGCTTCAATCTTAATTGGACGGAGCTCATCATAAGCTCTTCCATCAGCTCTTAATTCTTTGTCATTTGAGATAATAAAAAACACCTCTTCAAAATCACATTCATAATAACAATAATTTTAATTTTTTAATTCAACAGCTTAAATACCTCTTCCTTGTGAAATGTTTAAAGTAGGAGATTTAGAATTATCTGCACGACTTAAATCAAAA
The sequence above is drawn from the Methanobrevibacter sp. genome and encodes:
- the rrp41 gene encoding exosome complex exonuclease Rrp41, translating into MFFIISNDKELRADGRAYDELRPIKIEAGVLKRADGSAYLEVGGNKILASVYGPRESYIRRLLKPNTGVIRVRYNMAPFSVDDRKRPGPDRRSTEISKIAADALRPALMLESFPRSMVDVSIEVIEAEGGTRCAGITAAAVALADAGIPMKDIVVGCAAGKVNDQIVLDLSEKEDKEGQADVPIAIMPRTGEITLLQADGNLTEEEFEEALDLAMEGCRKISELQHEALKARYSSE